Proteins found in one Fusarium oxysporum Fo47 chromosome V, complete sequence genomic segment:
- a CDS encoding pyridoxal phosphate-dependent transferase — translation MPSLEDNSSKEVMPSWLKAVPNIVADEIFSLAADYRLDQNPQKVDLLIGAYRSDDGNPCPLPSVLEAERRLLSQNDLGKHEYLPIEGDATYLGLAQRLLLGQDDQSELLQRIVSVQSVSGSGAIHIGAAFLSRSLKPRCAWVSDPTWGPHILMFERMGVECKKYPYYDPATRLLNFQGMVDTLESQGQTGDVIMLQVCAHNPTGLDLSQEQWKVVAEICQRKGIFPFFDNAYQGFATGNPEKDAWPLRYFASLESRVTFCVAQSFSKNFGLYGQRTGAFHLIMNSKDTTTQSNILHQLRFIIRTEYSTPPRTGCTIVKTILGDRELRSQWLRDVSSMSKRLGQVRSALHDGLNASDESGDFGHIIKQSGMFSYTGLRPQQVLRLKNEYHVYLSSSGRISMAGQSILKAQTLQEQFLSKMDYSLSPKTRATKYFNEVVTSSTLPGATEDYQGRDDLAYALSKVPMLTPRKLKIIAVGAGFGGVDLARAVRVGKVPGVELTIYEKNAGIGGTWHESRYPGCACDVPAHSYQYTWAPNPYWSHFYAPAPEIKQYFEDCADQHDLRSYLKLSHKVVEAKWIEERQIWQLRVKKTDGRDVAISSPGVTDGETNDEFIDECDVFVNATGFFNNWKWPRNVPGRETFRGTMFHTANWPSDWEKDIEGKTVALIGNGSSGIQVLPAILDKVKKIYVHIRSPTWITSRIGEKFAGPKGVNYKFTEEEKSEWAKHPEKYLEFRKSMEDDVNTRFKFFMDHTPEQKLARQSAVDNLKAKLDSRRDLAKLLEPDFAVGCRRPTPGLGYLEALVSPKCEVVWGDIAEFTSNGILTKDGRESKVDSIICATGFELSYAPRFPILGKDGLNLQEVWLKAPESYLSVCAADMPNYFTILGPASPLGHGSLVTSIEMCNRFIVRMIRKLQTQNYSSFSLRPGVSRAYQNHALSYLKRTVWASGCTSTYKNGTKDGELRSLHPGSRIQLFTLLEDPRYEDFEWKSLCEDSDLAFVWLANGFTALEEERPEGADLTWFVDPADREAKPIQYEASHYVNGRG, via the exons ATGCCCTCTCTCGAGGATAACAGTTCCAAGGAAGTCATGCCGTCATGGTTGAAGGCAGTACCCAACATCGTCGCGGATGAGATATTTTCTCTGGCAGCAGACTATCGCCTCGACCAAAACCCGCAAAAGGTCGATCTCCTAATCGGGGCCTACCGTTCGGATGACGGGAACCCGTGTCCATTGCCTTCGGTACTGGAAGCAGAACGCCGTCTCCTATCTCAGAACGACCTAGGGAAGCATGAGTATCTCCCTATCGAGGGCGATGCCACTTACCTCGGATTGGCCCAGAGGCTTCTATTAGGTCAAGATGACCAGTCTGAGCTGTTGCAACGAATTGTCTCGGTTCAATCAGTCTCCGGATCTGGGGCCATTCACATCGGTGCTGCTTTCTTGTCCCGTTCTCTCAAACCTAGATGTGCCTGGGTCTCTGATCCTACTTGGGGTCCTCACATTCTCATGTTTGAAAGGATGGGCGTGGAATGCAAGAAATATCCATACTACGATCCAGCCACACGACTCCTCAACTTCCAAGGAATGGTCGACACTCTTGAGTCTCAGGGTCAAACTGGAGATGTGATTATGCTTCAAGTCTGCGCTCACAACCCAACTGGACTTGATCTTAGCCAAGAACAATGGAAGGTTGTAGCCGAGATTTGCCAACGCAAAGGCATCTTTCCATTCTTTGATAATGCGTACCAAGGCTTTGCTACAGGAAATCCAGAGAAAGATGCTTGGCCGCTTAGATATTTTGCCAGTCTTGAGAGCCGTGTGACTTTCTGTGTGGCGCAGTCCTTCTCTAAGAACTTCGGTCTCTACGGACAGAGAACAGGAGCTTTCCATTTGATTATGAACAGCAAGGACACCACCACTCAGTCCAACATACTTCATCAGCTTCGATTCATTATTCGCACTGAATACTCAACTCCCCCACGAACAGGCTGTACCATTGTGAAAACGATTCTCGGCGACCGAGAGCTTAGATCTCAATGGCTCAGGGATGTCTCTTCTATGAGCAAAAGACTGGGGCAAGTCCGATCAGCACTTCATGATGGTTTGAACGCTTCTGATGAAAGCGGCGACTTCGGCCACATCATTAAACAG AGTGGCATGTTCTCATACACAGGTCTCAGACCTCAGCAGGTGCTTCGCTTAAAGAACGAGTACCACGTTTACCTCTCATCATCTGGAAGAATATCAATGGCAGGAC AGTCTATACTGAAAGCTCAGACACTGCAAGAGCAATTTCTATCCAAGATGGACTATTCACTCTCTCCCAAAACCCGTGCAACCAAATATTTCAATGAGGTTGTTACCTCCAGTACCCTGCCGGGAGCCACTGAAGACTACCAGGGTCGCGATGACCTTGCTTACGCCCTATCCAAGGTTCCCATGCTCACACCCCGCAAGCTCAAAATAATTGCTGTCGGGGCAGGTTTTGGAGGCGTTGATCTTGCCCGTGCAGTCCGCGTTGGCAAGGTCCCTGGCGTGGAGCTCACTATTTATGAGAAGAATGCCGGTATAGGCGGGACCTGGCATGAAAGTAGATATCCCGG ATGCGCCTGTGATGTTCCAGCTCACAGCTACCAGTATACCTGGGCACCCAATCCCTACTGGTCGCATTTTTACGCGCCCGCACCAGAGATCAAGCAGTACTTTGAGGACTGCGCTGACCAACACGACTTGCGCTCATACCTCAAGTTATCACATAAAGTAGTTGAAGCCAAGTGGATAGAAGAGAGACAAATCTGGCAACTCCGTGTCAAAAAGACCGATGGTCGGGATGTTGCCATCTCCAGTCCTGGCGTCACAGACGGCGAGACCAACGATGAGTTTATTGATGAGTGTGACGTTTTTGTAAACGCCAccggcttcttcaacaactggAAATGGCCTCGCAACGTCCCCGGGCGCGAGACCTTCCGTGGCACTATGTTTCACACCGCCAACTGGCCCTCTGACTGGGAAAAGGATATTGAGGGCAAGACTGTTGCTCTGATCGGTAACGGTAGCAGCGGAATTCAAGTTCTGCCGGCTATTcttgacaaggtcaagaagatctaCGTTCACATTCGCAGTCCAACATGGATTACCTCCCGCATCGGTGAGAAGTTCGCTGGACCAAAGGGTGTCAACTACAAATtcactgaggaggagaagtcTGAGTGGGCCAAGCACCCCGAGAAATATCTTGAATTCCGCAAGAGCATGGAGGATGATGTCAACACACGTTTCAAGTTTTTCATGGATCATACACCTGAACAGAAGCTGGCTCGCCAATCAGCCGTTGACAACCTCAAGGCTAAACTCGACTCAAGGCGTGACCTGGCCAAACTTCTAGAGCCGGACTTTGCTGTTGG ATGCCGTCGACCAACACCCGGATTGGGATATCTAGAAGCCCTTGTATCGCCCAAGTGCGAGGTAGTTTGGGGAGACATTGCCGAGTTCACATCCAACGGCATTCTCACAAAGGATGGTCGCGAGTCCAAGGTGGACTCTATCATTTGTGCCACTGGGTTTGAGCTATCTTATGCACCTCGTTTCCCTATCCTCGGCAAGGATGGCCTCAACCTTCAAGAGGTATGGCTCAAGGCTCCTGAGTCTTATCTGTCGGTCTGTGCTGCTGATATGCCCAACTATTTTACCATTCTCGGCCCAGCCAGTCCACTCGGTCACGGAAGCTTGGTTACATCCATTGAGATGTGCAATCGCTTCATCGTGAGAATGATCAGAAAGCTCCAGACACAGAACTACTCATCCTTCAGTCTTCGTCCAGGAGTCTCTCGGGCATATCAGAATCATGCCCTGTCATATCTCAAAAGAACGGTATGGGCGTCAGGGTGTACCAGCACCTACAAGAATGGAACCAAGGATGGAGAACTCCGGTCACTGCATCCAGGCTCACGAATCCAGCTTTTCACACTTCTTGAGGACCCTAGATACGAGGACTTTGAGTGGAAGAGTTTGTGTGAGGATAGCGACCTTGCATTTGTGTGGTTGGCCAATGGTTTCACGGCTCTCGAGGAAGAAAGGCCTGAGGGAGCTGACCTGAC GTGGTTTGTGGACCCGGCAGACAGGGAGGCCAAGCCAATTCAATATGAAGCCTCTCACTATGTCAACGGGAGGGGATAG
- a CDS encoding thiamine diphosphate-binding protein, with translation MTKSQIPIGEYLFRRIASLGIRHIFGVPGDFNLTILDHVYAVPELEWLGCCNELNAAYATDGYARIRELPGVLLTTYGVGELSAMNGVAGAYAEHAGMIHIVGMTSRKVQKQRPLIHHTFEPNMDHTIYMQMSAPIRNSHAFLVNEETLTNDIDHAIEDCVKSRLPVYIFIPMDVPSIPVPLSALDKPLDLEIKNDGDIESKILSKILDAVSRAKNPSILADVLTIRHGGRDLVRELADLTQFPTFSCPLSKGIIDEDKPYYMGVYSANVSFPGVQEALEMSDLIINTGTLQTDSNTGGFTRKIPEEKVILLEHNKCVVLGEEFPNIHFLPVLRRLVKNLKAKATQYNLPVALPAARINPPQLRSDRSGQLIQDFVWQRIGKFLQPDDIIVTDCGTGQFGMFDATFPPASRAITSTFWSAIGFSVGACLGACVAAREMKHSGRVILIVGDGSLQISVQDIGTCIRFGFKPIIFVVNNNGYSIERAIRGAELSYNDINSNWDHQQLLGFFGARPDTGIASFSTECHTVEELESVLSKDELKRAEHISLIELFFSPFDYPWRLATQVSNTLGRPSR, from the exons ATGACCAAGTCTCAAATCCCCATTGGCGAATACCTATTCCGTCGTATTGCCTCGCTTGGTATACGACATATTTTTGGCGTACCTGGCGACTTTAATC TTACGATTCTTGATCATGTCTATGCTGTTCCCGAACTGGAGTGGCTGGGTTGCTGCAATGAACTCAATGCTGCATACGCCACGGATGGATATGCTCGCATAAGAGAACTCCCAGGTGTCCTCCTCACTACCTATGGAGTGGGCGAGCTGTCGGCTATGAATGGAGTTGCCGGAGCCTATGCTGAGCATGCCGGGATGATTCACATTGTTGGTATGACTAGTCGAAAAG TCCAGAAACAAAGACCGCTGATCCATCACACCTTTGAGCCAAACATGGATCACACCATCTATATGCAAATGAGTGCTCCTATCAGAAACTCACATGCATTTCTAGTCAATGAGGAAACATTGACAAATGATATTGATCACGCAATCGAGGATTGTGTCAAGAGCCGCCTGCCTGTTTATATTTTCATTCCTATGGATGTTCCCTCAATTCCAGTTCCTCTCTCCGCTCTCGACAAACCCTTGGATCTAGAAATTAAGAACGATGGTGACATTGAGTCTAAGATCCTCAGCAAGATACTCGACGCTGTTAGCCGTGCTAAGAACCCGTCAATCCTTGCTGATGTTCTCACAATCCGTCACGGCGGAAGGGATCTTGTCCGCGAGTTGGCTGATCTGACCCAATTCCCGACGTTCTCTTGCCCATTGTCTAAAGGTATCATCGACGAGGATAAGCCCTACTACATGGGTGTTTACAGCGCAAATG TGTCGTTCCCTGGTGTACAGGAGGCTCTTGAAATGTCCGACCTGATCATCAACACTGGCACTCTGCAAACTGACTCCAATACTGGTGGATTTACACGCAAGATTCCGGAGGAAAAGGTTATCCTTCTTGAACACAACAAATGTGTTGTGCTTGGCGAGGAGTTCCCTAACATCCACTTTCTACCTGTTTTGCGTCGACTtgtcaagaacctcaaggcCAAAGCAACCCAATACAACCTTCCGGTCGCACTTCCAGCTGCTAGAATCAAC cCGCCTCAATTGCGATCTGACCGCTCAGGGCAGCTGATACAGGACTTTGTCTGGCAGAGAATTGGCAAGTTCCTACAACCAGATGACATTATCGTCACCGACTGTGGAACAGGTCAGTTTGGAATGTTTGATGCCACATTTCCCCCAGCGTCCAGGGCTATCACATCAACATTCTGGTCGGCCATTGGGTTCTCGGTCGGTGCGTGCCTCGGAGCTTGTGTCGCTGCCCGCGAGATGAAACACTCTGGTCGGGTGATCCtcattgttggtgatggctctTTACAGATATCTGTCCAAGATATCGGAACTTGCATTCGTTTTGGTTTCAAACCTATCATCTTCGTTGTGAACAACAACGGATACTCCATTGAAAGAGCTATCCGTGGCGCTGAGTTGAGCTACAATGACATCAACTCCAATTGGGATCACCAGCAGCTGCTTGGTTTCTTCGGGGCTAGGCCTGACACTGGCATCGCGAGCTTCAGCACCGAGTGCCATACagttgaagagctcgagagtgtCCTTAGCAAAGATGAATTAAAGAGGGCTGAACATATCAGT CTTATCGAGCTGTTCTTCAGCCCATTCGACTACCCCTGGCGCTTGGCTACCCAAGTTAGCAATACACTTGGCCGACCTT CAAGATAA
- a CDS encoding SGNH hydrolase-type esterase domain-containing protein: protein MFDSIKTKALLVACLIFSGSALPNGNEKRHWVGTWASMPQEVEPANLAPAPFGGADAAAQFENTTLRQTFHMSIGADKIRIRFSNIFGKTDLPITAASIALPVGGKAGVGQIDTKTTKQLKFKGKKSVSVPAGEVVYSDPIDFKLKPLSNLALSVYTEKGQLGNKITGHPGSRTTSWMQKGNHVNAASVSEGSTKHWYFANGVDSWAPKDHFAVVLLGDSITDGRGSTDDTNDRWSDALAAHLQESGISNVAVNNMAAGGNAILSGGLGPPLLQRYKRDALEQPGAEFVVVFEGVNDIGPSATDEATQKRIKDGLIAAYIQIAKDSKRAGMTTIGATITQMLGNQYYAPEREVTRVAINDWILRNGTYDHTVDFASLIGSGDKLLPQYDSGDGLHPNPAAYRLMGTKFPIKVFKK, encoded by the exons ATGTTTGACAGCATCAAGACAAAGGCTCTTCTAGTAGCCTGCCTGATTTTCTCAGGCTCGGCATTACCCAATGGCAATGAGAAGCGCCATTGGGTAGGCACATGGGCGTCGATGCCTCAGGAAGTTGAGCCTGCAAACTTGGCCCCAGCTCCATTT GGAGGAGCAGATGCTGCAGCTCAATTCGAAAACACCACTCTGCGCCAGACATTTCACATGTCAATTGGAGCTGACAAGATCCGTATTCGATTTTCCAACATCTTTGGCAAAACAGACTTGCCCATCACTGCGGCATCAATCGCTCTACCAGTTGGTGGAAAGGCAGGTGTTGGTCAAATCGATACCAAGACCACGAAGCagctcaagttcaagggaAAGAAGTCCGTTTCTGTCCCAGCAGGAGAGGTTGTGTACTCTGATCCCATTGACTTTAAGCTGAAGCCTCTGTCCAACCTCGCATTGTCTGTTTACACTGAGAAGGGTCAGCTTGGGAACAAGATTACCGGACATCCTGGCAGTCGAACGACTTCTTGGATGCAAAAGGGCAACCACGTCAATGCTGCATCTGTATCTGAGGGAAGCACCAAGCATTGGTATTTTGCTAACGGGGTTGACTCGTGGGCCCCTAAGGACCATTTCGCTGTTGTTCTCCTCGGAGACAGCATCACCGATGGCCGAGGCAGTACAGATGATACCAATGATAG ATGGTCTGATGCTCTTGCGGCTCATTTGCAAGAGTCTGGTATATCAAATGTCGCTGTGAACAACATGGCAGCAGGTGGCAATGCTATCCTCTCAGGCGGTCTGGGACCTCCTCTGCTCCAACGATACAAGCGAGATGCCTTGGAACAACCTGGTGCCGAATTTGTCGTTGTTTTCGAGGGTGTTAACGATATCGGACCATCTGCCACCGACGAAGCTACTCAAAAGAGGATCAAAGATGGTCTCATCGCTGCCTATATTCAGATCGCGAAGGATAGCAAAAGGGCCGGCATGACCACCATTGGGGCGACAATTACACAGATGCTTGGAAACCAGTACTACGCTCCCGAAAGAGAAGTCACTCGAGTCGCGATCAACGACTGGATCCTGAGAAATGGGACTTATGACCATACAGTGGACTTTGCGTCTTTGATCGGAAGTGGAGACAAGCTGCTCCCTCAGTATGACTCTGGCGACGGTCTACATCCCAACCCTGCTGCGTATAGGTTGATGGGCACAAAGTTCCCAATTAAGGTTTTTAAGAAATAA
- a CDS encoding RTA1 like protein-domain-containing protein, whose protein sequence is MSTEQDLRKGCHALITGIHTSYGYVPSTSAGIVFCILFGLSTILHVIQLGRSKLWWCVVFIIGGLVEIIGWAGRTWSSQCPYNSTAFLMQISTLIIAPVFFTAGVYIILGRLIQVFGRDCSILRPSLYLWIFCTCDVISLVVQAIGGGLASAEVNKVNGNTDPGTNTMVAGIVFQLASMSVFVALAIDFLIRSTRRGMLKSGKQSSIPILSAMTLSLLCIYLRSIYRTIELSQGWTGYLITHERYFIAFDGAMMVIAVGIFNFIHPATFLPRSSAEDTGEWLEITQRSELRK, encoded by the exons ATGTCAACAGAACAAGACCTACGCAAAGGCTGCCACGCTTTGATAACGGGTATCCATACTTCATATGGCTACGTTCCATCTACCTCTGCAGGAATTGTATTTTGTATCTTGTTCGGTCTCTCTACCATTTTACACGTAATTCAGCTTGGCCGGTCGAAGCTTTGGTGGTGCGTCGTGTTCATCATTGGCGGTCTAG TCGAAATCATCGGCTGGGCTGGCCGTACATGGTCCTCTCAATGTCCTTACAACTCTACAGCATTTCTCATGCAGATCTCGACACTGATCATCG CCCCTGTTTTCTTCACTGCTGGTGTTTACATTATTCTTGGCCGCTTGATCCAGGTCTTCGGCCGCGATTGCTCCATTCTTCGACCGAGCCTATATCTTTGGATATTTTGTACTTGCGACGTGATTTCCCTGGTTGTCCAGGCAATTGGTGGTGGTTTGGCCTCAGCGGAAGTGAACAAAGTCAACGGCAACACAGATCCAGGCACAAACACCATGGTTGCGGGAATAGTCTTTCAATTGGCTTCCATGAGCGTGTTTGTTGCTCTCGCAATCGACTTTCTGATTCGGTCCACTAGACGAGGCATGTTAAAATCTGGAAAGCAGTCCTCCATTCCTATCCTAAGTGCCATGACGCTGTCATTGTTATGTATCTATCTGAGGAGCATATACCGCACTATAGAGCTTTCGCAGGGCTGGACGGGATACCTTATTACGCATGAGCGGTACTTTATCGCGTTTGATGGGGCCATGATGGTAATCGCTGTTGGGATTTTCAACTTTATCCACCCTGCAACCTTCTTGCCTCGATCATCAGCAGAGGATACTGGGGAGTGGCTGGAGATAACGCAGAGATCTGAATTGAGAAAATAG
- a CDS encoding major facilitator superfamily domain-containing protein: MDHHQFGESRGPFPSTPASSSPPYTPNNGTPTPTRAHSDSGTEVELQPYTGGDSEQEVDPQTPDGLARPRHIFSKHKKWMTVYMVSLGGAFSALSSNIYFPAIDTISKDLRVSATDVGFTITVYMIVQGIAPSLYGSISDSRGRRITFVIALVIYLAANVSLAFTSNLAMLVVLRGLQAAGSAATISISTGVIADIAEPDERAGFMGTNAGIRMIGQAIGPVIGGLLNSAWGFRSIFWFLFVFSALVLLGLLVFLPETQRRIAGNGNVPLRGFYKPWSYFFYPPKEWRNAPTPPAPKLEKLSWKTIIEPLTYILRKDILVLLSWGSLVYTIWSMVTSSTTTVLLKTFPDLTQWQVGLCFLPNGIGCVFGSVCTGQLMDRAFKRAEARYKQEHGLANVDVKSRQDFPFEHVRLSLMPYFSIIFIVAMALYGPSYEFNDLRRHFAGNLVASLGLQFIIASTATAIFNINSTILVDCFPYNSAGATATNNLCRCLLGAAGVSVIQPMITKLKIRNAFLVLTAIAVFFSPLVWVQWRMAEKWRRKRLSA, from the exons atggatcATCACCAATTTGGGGAAAGCAGGGGACCCTTTCCTTCGAcgccagcatcttcatcacccCCTTATACCCCGAACAATGGcacaccaacaccaactcgCGCTCACTCTGATTCTGGAACAGAAGTCGAGCTTCAGCCGTACACAGGAGGTGATAGCGAACAAGAGGTAGATCCACAAACGCCTGACGGACTCGCACGACCACGTCATATCTTCTCCAAGCACAAAAAGTGGATGACTGTGTACATGGTGTCCCTAGGTGGAGCGTTTTCCGCCTTGTCATCCAACATTTACTTCCCAGCGATCGATACAATATCCAAGGACCTTCGTGTCAGTGCGACCGACGTTGGTTTCACTATTACCGTGTATATGATTGTTCAAGGAATCGCACCCTCACTGTATGGCTCCATCTCAGATTCGCGTGGTCGTCGTATCACATTTGTTATCGCCTTAGTAATCTACCTCGCCGCAAACGTGTCGCTAGCTTTCACGTCTAACCTGGCCATGCTTGTGGTTTTGCGAGGATTGCAAGCCGCTGGATCGGCTGCGACAATTAGCATCAGCACTGGTGTGATTGCCGACATAGCAGAACCCGATGAGAGAGCAGGCTTCATGGGAACCAACGCCGGCATAAG AATGATTGGCCAAGCTATAGGTCCTGTCATTGGTGGACTGCTGAATAGTGCATGGGGATTCAGAAGCATCTTCTGGTTCCTATTTGTATTTAGTGCGTTGGTCCTCTTAGGGCTGTTGGTGTTTCTACCAGAGACACAGCGGAGGATAGCTGGCAATGGCAACGTTCCTCTCAGAGGCTTTTACAAGCCCTGGTCCTACTTCTTCTACCCTCCCAAGGAATGGCGCAATGCTCCTACACCGCCAGCACCAAAGCTAGAAAAACTCTCTTGGAAGACGATCATCGAGCCACTGACGTATATCCTTAGAAAGGATATTCTAGTTCTCCTTTCTTGGGGTTCTCTTGTGTACACCATCTGGAGTATGGTCACGTCCTCAACCACAACAGTGCTGCTCAAGACTTTCCCCGACCTTACACAATGGCAAGTGGGCCTTTGCTTCCTTCCAAATGGAATCGGATGTGTATTTGGGTCGGTATGCACTGGTCAACTGATGGATAGAGCTTTCAAACGCGCCGAGGCTCGATACAAACAAGAGCATGGACTCGCTAACGTGGACGTCAAGTCCCGGCAGGACTTTCCTTTTGAACATGTCCGGTTATCACTAATGCCTTATTTCAGCATTATTTTCATCGTTGCAATGGCGCTGTACGGGCCCAGCTATGAGTTCAACGACCTAAGGAGACACTTTGCTGGGAATCTGGTTGCCTCCCTGGGTCTGCAATTTATCATTGCATCTACTGCAAcggccatcttcaacatcaactcgACGATATTAGTAGACTGCTTCCCGTATAACTCAGCTGGTGCTACGGCAACAAATAACCTGTGCCGTTGCCTCCTCGGCGCTGCGGGCGTCAGCGTGATACAGCCTATGATCACCAAGCTTAAGATTCGGAACGCATTCCTCGTGCTCACGGCGATTGCTGTTTTCTTCTCACCACTGGTCTGGGTTCAGTGGAGAATGGCAGAGAaatggagaagaaagagactAAGTGCCTAA
- a CDS encoding S-adenosyl-L-methionine-dependent methyltransferase codes for MADQTSQSPNPAETPSSPAVASPPQQTDLIAANDEHDNEAEGDADSTLGTDAESSTASVSASILEYRRSQGRTYHSDKFTTNYFLPNDDQQLESVDLTHHYLTILLDDKLFLPPLEADDIKKVLDVGTGTGIWAIEFADRHPSAEIIGTDLSPCQPEWVPPNVRFEIDDAALNWTWEPNEFDFIHIRYIFGAIKDWSALFSEAYRCCVPGGWVQSAEADVEFRSDDGTIDKEPNLKLYKKLFEEGGKILGYPFFVYDQQVQGFKDAGFEDVTTVDYKLPVGDWPKDPKLAEVGRFVRACLETDLEGYTTMMWNELLKWPKDEYQLFLMSIRKAIRNPKIHTYMRVRYVYGRKPSSQ; via the exons ATGGCAGACCAAACCTCGCAGTCACCCAATCCGGCAGaaacaccatcatcgccTGCCGTAGCCTCACCGCCGCAACAGACAGATCTTATCGCTGCCAATGACGAGCAC GACAACGAGGCTGAAGGCGATGCCGATTCCACTCTTGGTACAGACGC AGAAAGCTCGACTGCTTCAGTCTCGGCCAGTATCCTCGAATATCGTCGCAGCCAAGGGCGCACTTATCACAGCGATAAATTTACCACCAACTACTTTTTGCCCAATGACGATCAACAGCTAGAGTCTGTGGACTTGAC TCACCATTATTTGACAATCTTGCTGGATGATAAGCTGTTTCTCCCTCCCTTGGAAGCAGACGATATTAAA AAAGTGCTTGACGTCGGCACTGGAACTG GAATCTGGGCGAT CGAATTTGCTGATCGTCATCCGAGTGCCGAGATTATCGGTACCGACCTCTCACCATGTCAACCAGAATGGGTTCCACCAAATGTTCGCTTCGAAATAGACGATGCAGCTCTCAACTGGACATGGGAACCTAACGAGTTCGACTTTATTCATATCCGTTACATTTTCGGTGCTATAAAAGACTGGTCTGCCCTTTTCTCTGAGGCTTACCGCTGCTGTGTCCCTGGAGGCTGGGTTCAGTCTGCCGAAGCTGATGTCGAGTTTCGTAGTGATGACGGCACTATTGACAAAGAGCCAAACCTGAAACTATATAAAAAGTTATTTGAAGAAGGTGGAAAGATCCTCGGATATCCCTTCTTCGTATATGATCAGCAGGTTCAAGGGTTCAAGGACGCTGGTTTTGAAGACGTCACGACTGTTGACTATAAG CTTCCTGTGGGAGATTGGCCGAAAGACCCGAAGCTCGCCGAAGTTGGGAGATTTGTTCGCGCCTGTTTGGAAACTGATCTTGAAG GATATACTACTATGATGTGGAATGAGTTATTGAAGTGGCCCAAGGATGAATACCAGCTGTTCCTAATGAGCATCCGCAAAGCTATCAGAAACCCAAAGATTCACACATACATGAGGGTTCGATATGTATACGGACGTAAGCCATCATCACAGTGA